Genomic segment of Tiliqua scincoides isolate rTilSci1 chromosome 1, rTilSci1.hap2, whole genome shotgun sequence:
agctccagggGTGTTAGGGGCTTAGAAACACTGTCAGAACCACTTGGGACAACCCACAGATGCTCcgcagccactttaataggtacatgtcAGTGTTATTTTGTTCATTGAGCAGGATACCATGTTTTATCAGCCCAGTTTTCCATGTTATAGCAGTTTTAGACTGCCCCCACTTATCACTAACTGCAGTTTTCTCATATCACAGCAAAATGATTGCTCGCTTAGCTAAAGCAAGCTACTAAATGCATTTTACTGTTGTCAGTTTTACAGTATTTGAATGCCTCTGACTGCTTTGTTGAGACACAAACAGAAACTTATTTGAAAAAAGTGAATCTCTTTTAGGAAgacctggaagcagcagcagttgcAGTCCAGTTTCTTCCTACCTTTCAGTAAATTTGTGTTTTCCCCTTCTGTGTAGACTTGACTTGGCCAAGGCAGATGAGCCTAACCAGGTAGAACTCGGACGAAAGGATGAAGCCAAAGTTTACAAACTCTTTTTGGATCACACAGGTGAGGTGAGGATAGGCGGTTATGTTCTGGATATTTTTGTTGGATTGCTAGCTGCCTTGAGTACTCTTTGAACAAAAAGGCAGTGTACAAatctaacaaataaataaaatgtgtctgCAACATGAATGTTactctctaaaacaggggtgctcacacttttttggctcgagagctactttgaaacccagcaaggcccggagatctaccaggggggaaggaagcatctgacagacaccccctttaatgtatggagcccctgctggagtctagtcagtttcggcagttttgttgctgcatgcctgaagagcagctaaagtgtcagtttcggTGTCAGTTTCGGTGtcagtcactagacgaaactgacatattaactgttcggagagacagggctccgggatctactcattttgcctcgcgatctaccggtagatcgcgatccacctattgagcacccctgctctaaaacatctACCCTTAGTTATCACCATATGTTATCAAATTATCCCCTTTTTTCTTTGAGAGAATTTTATGAAGTGCATATTCATGTGAAAGGTGGATTAAACAGCTTTGGTCCTTGAACATCTTGTCCTCCTAGTTAACCTGACATGTATTTTGTACTTTTGCCAGCATTTTCAGTCAAACCACTCTGGATAGATATGAGGGGATTCCGTAGGTAAACTTATGCTGATTGAATAGGGTCTTAACATGGTGGTGATAAATTTCTTGCCTCTTCCACAAATCAGTGAgcttttagatcaggggtggccaacctttcaactttagagctTCTGGAACTTTTAACAGatgtgcagaggagggaatttcagcaggtgcagcctgtcACCTGTGACATGGCAAgtcacacctgctgaaattccctcttttgcacaattgttaaaggcccaggagacttggggtgcaatcctaccctgtgctggaacaggcaagccaagaggtatCCAGAGCTGGGTagtggcccaaagtggctcagccagaggcaaggggaaactttttgcctcacctctgggtaaagcatgctggcccctatgggtctcctcggacttgtgccacttcctgaggagagcagagtggcttgaagccactccaatatccccgggaatgagggttgggatccggcataactgtatGAGTCTTGGGAAAGACATACTTTCTGCCGGGCCGACGTAAGGCTCATGGagtaagctgccatggaggctggattcaccTGCATGCACCGATGTGGCTTACtactgaggaggcacaaacatgctttgcggcatgtttgcaaccctcctgggccagcgcaaggaacatgggcacctctggattgatCCCTTAGTTGAAAGATTAGCCACCCCGTTTTTGATAATGACAAAAAAGAACAGCAATTTGTGTATTTGCTGCCTTTTCAGAATAACTGGTATATGAgttagggcagaatcctaaccaggtctactcagaagtaagtcctattttgttcaatggtgcttactctcaggaaagtgtggttaggattgcaaccttattctCATAACTCATTTTCATCTTTACTatgtatcctgtgatggggaggcggtcacagaggccttctcaaggtatgggaacatttgttcccttacctcggggctgcattaaggctacactggtgctggaaagttggataggattgggccctgagacagctaGACTTTTCTAAGAAGAAATCAGGCCCTGTTTTAATGGCATTGTTTCTACTGAAGTAAGCTCAAGACACATTATATGAACATGCACTAGATCGTTAGCTTGACGCATCTCATGCTTTTGGGGTTTTTTAATATCACCGTTGCGTTTGTCAAGTGTGATTTCACAGTGTTCTGAAACCTTTCTCAGCATCGGAGGTTGTACCCAAGAAGGGGTGTCTGGTTCATGCTTCGGCTCTGTGTTCATGATTTTCATTTCCGTTGCTCTTCCCTTTTTCTCTTGTAGGATCTCATCTCATCATTGCCCTGAAcaccagcgaatgcctctatttgaACCGAAATGCTCAGAAGGCGAGGCTCTTATCCCGCTGGAAAGGTCACTTGATTGAGAGTGTGGGCTGGAACAAGTCATTTGGCTCAGAGATGAACACGGGCCCCATTTTGGTTGGAACATCCCAAGGCCACGTATATGAGGCTGAGATTTCTGTTAGTGACAGCAGCCTCTTTGGTACTAATCCTGACCAATATTTCCGCCTCATATATGtcttggaggaggaagcaggaccTGCCCCAGTCTGCTGTCTGGAGGTAGAACGAGGAGTTGATGGGAAATACTTCATCATCGCCACCACTCGCAAGAGGCTCTTCCAGTTTGTTGGCAAGATTCCAGAGGGAGCAGAGCAGCAGGCCTTTGGCATGATATTTAGCATGTCGCCAGATCACCTGCCCGGCTTCCGTGAGTTTCCAGCCAACCTTGGCTACAGTGAAATCGCATTCTACACTCCCAAGCTTCGCTCCTTTCCAAGTACGTTTGCTTGGATGATGGGAAATGGTGTCTTGTATGGATCGCTGGACTATGGACGCCCCGACTCTGTTCTGAGTGACGAGCAGGTCTGGGAATATCCTTCTGATGTAGATGCAGCAGCCAACAAGCCCATCTCCATTGTGCTCACTCAGTTTCATTTCCTGCTGCTGTTTCCTGACAGAGTGAAGGCAGTGTGCACGCTGAACGGACAAGTCGTCTTCCAAGATGTGTTCTTGGAAAAGTTTGGCTCCTTAAAGCGCATGATCAAAGATCCCTCCTTTGGACAAGTCTGGATTCACACTGAGAAGGTTGTGTTTCGATACAATGTACAGCGTGAATCCCGAGATGTGTGGAAAATGTATATGAATGTTAACAAGTTTGATCTAGCTAAGGAGTACTGCAAGGACCGCCCTGAGTGTCTGGATATTGTGCTAGCCAAGGAGGCTGAATATTGCTTCCAGAACAAGAGATACCTGGATAGCGCTAAGTGTTACGCATTGACTCAAAATTACTTTGAAGAGATTGCTCTTAAGTTTATCGAAGCCAAGCAGGAAGAGGCACTGATGGAATTTTTGCTTAAGAAACTGGCTAGCCTGAAGTTCTCTGAGACCACTCAGACAACCCTGCTGACCACTTGGCTGACAGAGCTGTATTTAAATCACCTTGGAGTGCTGGAAGGAGACTCTTCAAAACGGGACCTCTATGAGAAGACCCGGGACAAGTTCCGCAGCTTCTTGGGCAGCCCTAAAAACAAAGAATGTCTGTTCAACAACCGTGCAACCATTCACGAGCTGTTGGCAAGCCACGGAGACACTGAGCACATGGTGCACTTTGCTGTCATCATGCACGATTATGAGCGGGTGATAGCCCATTACTGCCAACATGAGAACTACAATGAAGCGCTGGAAGTCCTGTCCAAAATCAAGGATGTGACGCTCTTTTACAAGTTCTCGCCAGTCTTGATTCAGCACATCCCCAAGAAGGTGGTAGATGCTTGGATTGAAATGGGCAGGAAGCTGGATGCCACGAACCTCATCCCTGCCCTTGTCAACTACAGTCAGAGTGGGAGCACCCAGCAGTTCAGCGAGGCCAT
This window contains:
- the VPS18 gene encoding vacuolar protein sorting-associated protein 18 homolog, which gives rise to MASILDQYVDSLSHSASSQQSRTSLGIPHTGYVNARLEKETPIFNKQRIDFTPPEAINSLVVSSNQLCMSLGKDILFRLDLAKADEPNQVELGRKDEAKVYKLFLDHTGSHLIIALNTSECLYLNRNAQKARLLSRWKGHLIESVGWNKSFGSEMNTGPILVGTSQGHVYEAEISVSDSSLFGTNPDQYFRLIYVLEEEAGPAPVCCLEVERGVDGKYFIIATTRKRLFQFVGKIPEGAEQQAFGMIFSMSPDHLPGFREFPANLGYSEIAFYTPKLRSFPSTFAWMMGNGVLYGSLDYGRPDSVLSDEQVWEYPSDVDAAANKPISIVLTQFHFLLLFPDRVKAVCTLNGQVVFQDVFLEKFGSLKRMIKDPSFGQVWIHTEKVVFRYNVQRESRDVWKMYMNVNKFDLAKEYCKDRPECLDIVLAKEAEYCFQNKRYLDSAKCYALTQNYFEEIALKFIEAKQEEALMEFLLKKLASLKFSETTQTTLLTTWLTELYLNHLGVLEGDSSKRDLYEKTRDKFRSFLGSPKNKECLFNNRATIHELLASHGDTEHMVHFAVIMHDYERVIAHYCQHENYNEALEVLSKIKDVTLFYKFSPVLIQHIPKKVVDAWIEMGRKLDATNLIPALVNYSQSGSTQQFSEAIRYMEFCVHELKETQQAIHNYLLSLYASCRPDLLLSYLEQAGTSSDSIHYDLKYALRLCAEHGHHRACVHVYKVMEMYEEAVDLALQVDVDMAKSCADLPEEDEELRKKLWLKIARHVVQEEKDVKKAMACLSSCNLLKIEDVLPFFPDFVTIDHFKEAICNSLEAYNKHIEELKTEMEEATQSAKRIREDIQEMRNKYGSVEPQEKCAACDFPLLNRPFYLFLCGHMFHYDCLLQAVYPNLPSYKQAKLENLQKKLSTTSQPSKSHHRTKDIDTTGQGKGQPSREQMKADIDDIVAAECVYCGELMIQSIDKPFIDPKQYEEEMQSWL